A portion of the Trachemys scripta elegans isolate TJP31775 chromosome 9, CAS_Tse_1.0, whole genome shotgun sequence genome contains these proteins:
- the A4GNT gene encoding alpha-1,4-N-acetylglucosaminyltransferase produces the protein MLKEIQIVLCFFFVFVFAILYELSLQSGCVFSCMPIAKRLLTQEDVMSQSRSIIFVETTDRLEPPPLVSCSVESAARIYHDRPVVFFMKGLNNSTWLDSNSTYAAFSLLSAMKNVFIFPLQMETLFQETPLLPWYHKVNAAQEKHWVHISSDASRLALIWKYGGIYMDTDVISIRPIPVANFLAAQASKFSSNGIFGFPHHHWFIWDCMNDFVQNYNGRIWGNQGPLLMTRRLQALCNLTNFHNVEDQSCQNISFLHPQRFYPIPYPAWRRYYEVWDTSLDFNDSCALHLWNFMNKEHKPVIAGSNTLVENLYKTYCPITYKDLIQSTEGSGHMQQNKTE, from the exons ATGTTGAAGGAGATCCAAATagtgctctgttttttttttgtctttgtctTTGCCATTTTGTATGAACTCTCCCTGCAGTCTGGCTGTGTCTTCTCTTGCATGCCTATTGCTAAGCGACTCCTGACGCAAGAGGATGTTATGAGCCAGAGCAGAAGCATCATCTTTGTGGAGACCACAGATCGCCTTGAGCCTCCTCCGCTGGTTTCATGTTCTGTGGAATCTGCTGCCAGGATCTACCATGACAGACCTGTTGTTTTCTTCATGAAAGGGCTGAACAATAGCACATGGCTGGATTCAAATTCCACTTACGCAGCCTTCTCACTTTTATCTGCTATGAAGAATGTCTTCATTTTTCCTTTACAGATGGAAACCTTATTCCAGGAGACACCTCTGCTCCCATGGTATCATAAG GTAAATGCAGCCCAGGAAAAGCACTGGGTTCATATCAGCTCTGACGCCAGCAGACTAGCACTCATCTGGAAATACGGTGGGATCTACATGGACACAGATGTCATCTCCATCAGGCCTATTCCAGTGGCAAACTTCCTGGCGGCCCAGGCTTCCAAGTTCTCCAGCAATGGGATTTTTGGCTTTCCTCACCATCACTGGTTCATTTGGGATTGCATGAATGATTTTGTTCAAAACTACAATGGACGTATTTGGGGAAACCAAGGCCCCCTCTTAATGACAAGGAGACTGCAAGCCTTGTGCAACCTGACCAATTTCCATAATGTGGAGGATCAAAGCTGTCAGAACATTTCCTTCTTACATCCTCAGCGTTTCTACCCTATCCCTTACCCAGCATGGAGGCGGTACTATGAGGTCTGGGATACAAGCCTTGACTTCAACGACTCCTGTGCTTTGCACCTGTGGAACTTCATGAACAAGGAACACAAGCCTGTGATCGCAGGAAGTAACACGTTAGTGGAAAATCTGTACAAAACATACTGCCCCATCACTTATAAGGACCTTATTCAAAGCACAGAAGGCAGTGGTCATATGCAGCAAAACAAGACTGAATGA